In Trichocoleus desertorum NBK24, the following are encoded in one genomic region:
- a CDS encoding metal ABC transporter permease: protein MEFLLKPFQYEFFSRAMWVGMMAGLLCGVMGVYITTRRMSYIAHGLSHAILGGAVISYVLGFNFYIGSGIWGFGTALLIQYLTGRKIYSDAAIGIVTTASFALGVAIISTYRSFTQSFEAALFGNVLGITPTDLWVVTGVTVLLLSLVFIFYRPLLFWCFDREVAKVHGVPVFAMDTLFALMMATLLVATLQVLGVTLIISAVVIPASIARLLSNRFGTMMLLSGGLGAAIAFVGIYISYYFDIASGASVVLLSTLVFSLVLGWTRFQQRQKRYLPPSLHAEKLQ, encoded by the coding sequence ATGGAGTTCCTGCTCAAACCCTTTCAATACGAGTTCTTTAGTCGAGCCATGTGGGTCGGGATGATGGCAGGGTTGTTGTGCGGGGTGATGGGAGTCTACATCACCACCCGACGCATGAGTTACATCGCCCACGGTTTATCTCACGCTATCTTGGGAGGTGCTGTAATTAGCTATGTTCTAGGCTTCAACTTCTACATCGGCTCTGGAATTTGGGGGTTTGGCACTGCCCTACTGATTCAATACCTCACAGGCCGCAAAATTTACTCTGATGCTGCGATCGGCATCGTTACCACCGCTAGTTTCGCCTTGGGCGTTGCCATTATCAGCACCTATCGCAGCTTCACTCAAAGCTTTGAAGCAGCCCTATTTGGCAATGTTTTAGGCATTACACCCACAGATCTTTGGGTCGTGACAGGCGTAACTGTATTGCTGCTGAGCCTGGTCTTTATCTTCTACCGTCCCTTACTTTTTTGGTGTTTTGACCGGGAAGTAGCCAAGGTACATGGCGTGCCAGTTTTTGCAATGGATACGCTGTTTGCCCTGATGATGGCAACGCTGTTAGTCGCCACCTTACAAGTGTTGGGCGTCACCCTGATCATTTCAGCCGTGGTAATTCCCGCTTCAATCGCTCGCCTCCTCAGCAATCGATTTGGCACCATGATGCTGCTTTCAGGCGGACTTGGAGCCGCGATCGCCTTTGTCGGCATCTACATCAGCTACTACTTCGACATCGCCTCTGGGGCCAGCGTTGTCCTGCTCTCCACCCTAGTTTTTAGTCTCGTTCTAGGGTGGACCCGTTTCCAACAGCGCCAAAAACGTTATTTACCCCCATCCCTGCATGCGGAGAAATTGCAGTAA
- the rplS gene encoding 50S ribosomal protein L19, translating into MNAQEVIRSIEAEQLKANLPEIYVGDTVRVGVIIQEGGKERTQPYEGVVIAKRNGGINETITVRRVFQGVGVERVFLVHSPRIESVKVVRRGKVRRAKLYYLRDRVGKATRIKQRFDRAL; encoded by the coding sequence ATGAACGCGCAGGAAGTCATCCGCTCGATTGAAGCGGAGCAGTTAAAGGCAAATCTCCCTGAAATTTATGTTGGCGACACCGTTAGGGTAGGCGTCATCATTCAAGAGGGGGGCAAAGAACGGACTCAGCCTTATGAAGGCGTCGTGATTGCCAAGCGTAATGGTGGCATCAACGAAACGATTACAGTACGTCGCGTCTTCCAAGGCGTGGGTGTCGAGCGAGTGTTTTTAGTTCACTCTCCCCGCATCGAAAGCGTTAAGGTGGTTCGTCGAGGTAAAGTGCGTCGCGCTAAGCTATACTACTTACGCGATCGCGTGGGTAAAGCAACTCGCATTAAGCAGCGCTTCGACCGCGCCCTCTAG
- the secE gene encoding preprotein translocase subunit SecE → MAKKDEVEIQEKSSGFDAVGFFKESKEELDKVVWPSRQQLVSESLAVLLMVTLSATLIYLVDNFFNWVAGKVF, encoded by the coding sequence GTGGCTAAAAAAGACGAAGTAGAAATACAAGAGAAAAGTTCAGGATTTGATGCAGTTGGCTTCTTCAAAGAATCCAAAGAAGAGCTAGATAAGGTCGTTTGGCCAAGTCGTCAACAGCTCGTCAGTGAATCCTTAGCAGTATTGCTGATGGTAACCCTATCTGCAACCCTCATCTACTTGGTGGACAACTTCTTCAACTGGGTAGCTGGAAAGGTGTTTTGA
- the nusG gene encoding transcription termination/antitermination protein NusG gives MTSASDESYNALPPEVRVESHEEESFAPNTSHWYAVQVASGCEKRVKTNLEQRVQTMDVAERILQVEIPQTPAVKIRKDGSRQNSEEKVFPGYVLIRMVMDDETWQVVKNTPNVINFVGAEQKRRYGRGRGHVKPMPLGAAEVERIFKRAQEQKPVIKIDMATGDKILVLSGPFKDFEGEVIEVSPERSKLKALLSIFGRDTPVELEFNQVQKQS, from the coding sequence ATGACTTCTGCATCAGATGAATCATACAATGCCCTCCCACCGGAAGTGAGAGTGGAGAGCCATGAGGAGGAGTCTTTCGCTCCTAATACTTCTCATTGGTATGCCGTTCAAGTAGCTTCTGGTTGTGAAAAGCGGGTAAAAACTAACTTGGAGCAGCGAGTTCAAACGATGGATGTCGCTGAGCGAATCCTTCAAGTAGAAATTCCTCAAACTCCTGCTGTTAAGATTCGGAAGGATGGCAGTCGGCAAAATTCGGAAGAGAAAGTCTTTCCAGGCTATGTGCTAATTCGCATGGTCATGGACGACGAGACTTGGCAAGTTGTCAAGAACACCCCGAATGTGATTAACTTTGTCGGCGCTGAGCAAAAGCGTCGCTATGGACGCGGGCGAGGCCACGTCAAGCCAATGCCGTTAGGTGCGGCAGAAGTAGAACGTATCTTCAAGCGCGCTCAAGAGCAGAAGCCAGTCATCAAAATTGATATGGCAACCGGAGATAAAATTCTGGTGCTCTCGGGTCCTTTCAAGGATTTTGAAGGGGAAGTGATTGAAGTCAGTCCAGAGCGCAGCAAGCTCAAAGCCTTGCTTTCCATCTTTGGGCGAGACACTCCCGTAGAACTGGAGTTTAATCAGGTTCAAAAACAGAGCTAG
- the rplK gene encoding 50S ribosomal protein L11 — MAKKVVTVIKLAINAGKANPAPPIGPALGQHGVNIMMFCKEYNARTADQVGLVVPVEISVYEDRSFTFILKTPPASVLIRKAAGVERGSGEPNTKKVGSISRSQLQEIAQTKLPDLNANDVEAAMRIVEGTARNMGITVKD; from the coding sequence ATGGCAAAGAAAGTAGTTACGGTCATTAAGTTGGCCATTAACGCAGGTAAGGCGAACCCTGCGCCTCCAATTGGCCCTGCGCTCGGTCAGCACGGCGTCAACATCATGATGTTCTGCAAGGAATACAATGCTAGAACTGCTGATCAAGTAGGTTTAGTCGTTCCTGTAGAAATCTCTGTCTACGAAGATCGCAGTTTTACCTTCATCCTCAAGACACCTCCTGCCTCTGTACTAATTCGCAAAGCCGCAGGTGTAGAACGGGGTTCTGGTGAGCCCAACACCAAGAAAGTTGGATCAATTAGTCGGTCTCAACTGCAAGAAATTGCTCAGACCAAACTCCCTGATCTAAATGCCAACGATGTTGAAGCAGCCATGAGAATCGTGGAAGGAACTGCACGCAACATGGGTATTACTGTCAAAGACTAA
- the rplA gene encoding 50S ribosomal protein L1 has protein sequence MAKKVSRRLAELNKKVEERAYEPMEALNLLKETATAKFTESAEAHIRLGIDPKYTDQQLRTTVALPKGTGQTVRVAVIARGEKVAEANNSGANIAGSEELIDDIQKGMMDFDVLIATPDMMPQVAKLGRLLGPRGLMPSPKGGTVTFDLAQAISDFKAGKLEFRADRTGIVHVLFGKSDFSANDLLVNLKALQETIDRNRPSGAKGRYWRSVFVSATMGPSIEVDVNALRDLKLTDVA, from the coding sequence ATGGCAAAGAAGGTATCGCGTCGGCTCGCAGAGCTGAATAAGAAAGTAGAAGAGAGAGCGTATGAGCCGATGGAAGCGCTCAACCTCTTGAAAGAGACAGCCACTGCTAAATTCACAGAATCAGCAGAAGCGCACATTCGTCTTGGTATTGACCCCAAATATACCGATCAGCAACTGAGAACCACTGTGGCTCTCCCAAAAGGCACCGGACAAACTGTTCGAGTTGCAGTTATTGCTCGGGGTGAAAAAGTAGCTGAAGCCAACAACTCTGGCGCTAATATCGCTGGATCTGAAGAGTTGATTGATGACATCCAAAAGGGCATGATGGACTTTGATGTCCTGATCGCAACACCTGATATGATGCCTCAAGTGGCAAAACTAGGTCGTTTGCTCGGACCTCGCGGTTTGATGCCTTCCCCAAAGGGTGGCACAGTGACATTTGATTTGGCCCAGGCTATTTCAGACTTCAAAGCTGGGAAACTAGAATTCAGAGCCGACCGAACTGGTATCGTCCACGTTCTTTTTGGCAAGTCTGACTTCTCAGCAAACGATTTGCTAGTTAACTTGAAAGCCCTGCAAGAGACGATTGATCGGAACCGTCCTTCTGGTGCTAAAGGTCGTTACTGGCGATCGGTCTTTGTTTCTGCAACAATGGGACCTTCGATCGAAGTAGATGTGAATGCGCTGCGCGACTTAAAGCTGACTGACGTAGCTTAA